AACTCATTTAACAATTCTTTCATCTCCTCCAATGTACCAGGTATTACAGGCATTTCTACAACAACTTCTGGTATATATTCCTTAGCTTTGCTTAACTTTTCTATAATTGTTGTATCATAATTATTATCATCATTGGGCTTTATACTAAAACGTATTTCGTTTAAATTAAGTCTCTGCATTTTTTTTAATATTGATTCGTCAAGAAAATCACCATTTGTATAAATGCGGGTATGAGCTAAGGGAGATCTACTTTTTACCAGTTTAAAAAAATCGAATACTCTTTCAGGATACATTAAAGGTTCACCACCTGTTAGCGCAATTGCTTTCAATTGTTTTTTATTCTTAATAGCTTTAAACTCGGAAATGATATCATTATAATTTCTCACATAATACTCATAATTATCTTGATTTTTATTGCCACAAAAATAACAATCTCTATTACATCTTAGGGAATAGAAAAATGTAAAAGATTTATCACCCTTTCTGCATTCCAGGCAAGCTTTTGATAAATAATTTATATAAATACTCTTATTATTGTTACGAAATATAGCTCCTTTTTGCTTTAATAAATCAAGTAGCTTGCTTTTCTTAGTTGCCAAAGCTTCATCATATTCTGCTACATCCATACCAATTTTTTTTATATCTATTAGCAGCTGTCTATTGTTGTCAATATACTTTAAAGCTTCTTCATAAAACTTTTTGTTTTTAATATTATTTATATTCTTCTCATCAATAGATATTAACATATTATCATACCTAAAAAGTTTTTTCCTTCAATATAATACCTTTATTTATTTTTTAAACTAATATATTTTTGGTTTTATTTTTGGGTTAAAATATATATTAGGTAGTGTATCTTCATCAAGGGGTGAACCATATAGACCTACAGTAGAATCAGGAAATCCTACTACTGTTCTTTGTGCATTTGGATATCTTTCAAATATCTCTTCTACTGTTCCATAATCCAGTGCCCTTT
The DNA window shown above is from Deferribacterota bacterium and carries:
- a CDS encoding radical SAM protein yields the protein MLISIDEKNINNIKNKKFYEEALKYIDNNRQLLIDIKKIGMDVAEYDEALATKKSKLLDLLKQKGAIFRNNNKSIYINYLSKACLECRKGDKSFTFFYSLRCNRDCYFCGNKNQDNYEYYVRNYNDIISEFKAIKNKKQLKAIALTGGEPLMYPERVFDFFKLVKSRSPLAHTRIYTNGDFLDESILKKMQRLNLNEIRFSIKPNDDNNYDTTIIEKLSKAKEYIPEVVVEMPVIPGTLEEMKELLNELEYIGITGINLLEFLYPWIRPDEFKKRGFKVKYRPYEILYSYNYPGGLPISGSEEECLELLLYALDKNFKMGVHYCSLENKLTSQIYNQNVGTMLMPYEVFSEKDFFIKTAKVYSKDIGKVIKYIKNVKECVYDEENDILEFHPKYIPYLPDDIEVAITYNVVENRGGDMVLEEINIDYTKPKIFEYDKDI